From a single Rhodococcus qingshengii JCM 15477 genomic region:
- a CDS encoding short-chain fatty acyl-CoA regulator family protein has translation MKKMYAGARLRRLREERNLSQSALAKALELSPSYVNQLENDQRPLTVPVLLKLNAEFDLDVQFFASDSDARLVADVHHALAETSESGDVSLAEVDELVARMPAVGRTLVMLHRRLHAATEQLDQFSTQLSGEPASDVSLVPMPYEEVRDFFYDRKNHIAVLDDAAEQMFLDNGLSVGAVDLQLARLLRDQHGVTVTIRTDEPDKLGPKRYYDPNKSVLTLARRLSAGQRAFQIAMQLAFFTQADVIDSLVAEDESLSAESAALARVGLAHYFAGALLLPYTQFLQSAEALRYDIDLLSLKFEVGFETVCHRLSTLQRHGQRGIPFFFVRTDRAGNISKRQSATAFHFSRVGGSCPLWVIHEAFASPGRILTQVAKMPDGRTYLWVARTTHSGGLGYLAPERNFAVGLGCDIGYADRMVYSHGIQTDDPATIVPIGAGCKVCDRPACSQRAFPQLGRSISVSENSSSHLPYPQQ, from the coding sequence ATGAAGAAGATGTACGCGGGAGCGCGGCTGCGACGGCTGCGGGAGGAACGAAACCTGTCACAGTCCGCACTGGCGAAGGCACTCGAACTCTCCCCCAGCTATGTCAATCAACTGGAGAACGATCAACGACCGCTGACGGTGCCCGTCCTTCTCAAGCTCAACGCCGAGTTCGATCTCGACGTGCAATTCTTCGCCTCCGATTCCGACGCACGCCTGGTTGCGGACGTTCATCACGCCTTGGCCGAAACTTCGGAATCTGGAGACGTATCTCTGGCCGAGGTGGACGAATTGGTGGCCCGCATGCCGGCGGTCGGACGCACCCTCGTGATGTTGCACCGCCGCCTTCACGCCGCGACAGAGCAGTTGGACCAGTTCTCGACGCAGTTGTCCGGCGAACCAGCGTCCGATGTGTCACTCGTACCGATGCCCTACGAGGAAGTTCGGGACTTCTTCTACGACCGAAAGAATCACATCGCCGTTCTGGACGACGCTGCCGAGCAGATGTTCCTGGACAACGGATTGTCCGTGGGCGCAGTGGATTTGCAACTGGCACGACTACTTCGCGATCAGCACGGCGTCACCGTGACGATCCGTACCGACGAACCCGACAAGCTCGGCCCCAAGCGTTACTACGATCCGAACAAGTCGGTCCTCACACTCGCCCGTCGTCTGTCGGCAGGACAACGCGCGTTCCAGATCGCAATGCAGTTGGCCTTCTTCACGCAGGCCGACGTGATCGATTCCCTTGTCGCCGAGGATGAATCATTGAGCGCCGAGTCCGCAGCGCTGGCCCGCGTCGGACTCGCACACTACTTTGCCGGCGCACTGCTACTCCCGTACACCCAATTCCTGCAATCCGCTGAGGCCTTGCGGTACGACATCGACCTGCTCAGCCTCAAGTTCGAGGTCGGCTTCGAGACAGTCTGCCACCGGTTGTCCACTCTCCAACGACACGGCCAACGCGGCATCCCTTTCTTCTTCGTCCGAACCGATCGCGCCGGAAACATCTCGAAGCGTCAGTCTGCTACCGCCTTTCACTTCTCCAGAGTCGGAGGCAGCTGCCCGCTGTGGGTCATCCACGAGGCATTCGCGAGCCCAGGTCGCATCCTCACTCAGGTCGCGAAGATGCCCGACGGCCGGACATACCTCTGGGTGGCGCGCACTACCCACAGCGGCGGACTCGGGTACCTCGCACCCGAGCGCAACTTCGCCGTCGGACTCGGTTGCGACATCGGCTACGCCGATCGCATGGTCTACTCACACGGAATTCAGACGGACGACCCCGCGACCATCGTGCCGATCGGCGCGGGGTGCAAAGTCTGTGACAGGCCAGCGTGCTCTCAACGCGCCTTCCCCCAACTCGGCCGCTCGATCTCCGTCAGTGAGAACAGCAGCAGCCATCTTCCGTATCCGCAACAATAG
- the prpB gene encoding methylisocitrate lyase translates to MSGLIAAATSAADKRIAFRAGLTSGKIQRLPGAINPLTARLIQEIGFEGVYVSGGAYSAGLALPDIGLTTLTEVAGHSKQIARVTDLPTLIDADTGFGEPMSAARTVTIFEDDGIAGLHLEDQINPKRCGHLDGKAIVPTEDMVRRVRAAVSARRDPNFVICARTDAAGIDGIDAAIERAKAYVDAGADLIFTEALATEADFEKFRAAVDTPLLANMTEFGKSNLISAKTLEEIGFNAVIYPVTTLRLAMFAIEKGLREIFAEGTQEGLLGEMQHRSRLYEILEYERYNEFDSGIFNFSLEGSRT, encoded by the coding sequence ATGTCGGGCCTCATCGCAGCAGCGACGTCTGCAGCCGACAAGCGGATTGCCTTCCGGGCGGGGCTGACGTCCGGAAAGATTCAACGACTCCCGGGTGCGATCAATCCGCTGACAGCCAGACTGATTCAGGAAATCGGGTTCGAGGGTGTCTACGTTTCAGGTGGTGCGTACTCCGCCGGATTGGCGCTTCCCGACATCGGACTGACCACCTTGACCGAGGTCGCCGGCCACAGCAAGCAGATCGCGCGCGTCACGGACCTCCCGACGCTCATCGACGCCGACACCGGTTTCGGTGAACCTATGAGCGCGGCCCGCACGGTCACGATCTTCGAGGACGACGGAATAGCCGGTCTGCACCTCGAGGACCAGATCAACCCGAAGCGCTGCGGGCACCTCGACGGCAAAGCAATTGTGCCCACCGAAGACATGGTTCGCCGTGTTCGTGCTGCAGTGTCGGCGCGTCGTGACCCGAACTTCGTCATCTGCGCGCGCACCGATGCTGCCGGAATCGACGGTATCGACGCGGCGATCGAGCGAGCAAAGGCCTATGTGGATGCCGGTGCTGATTTGATCTTCACCGAAGCTCTTGCCACCGAAGCAGACTTCGAGAAGTTCCGCGCAGCAGTCGACACTCCGCTCCTCGCCAACATGACCGAGTTCGGGAAGTCGAACCTCATTTCGGCGAAGACATTGGAAGAGATCGGTTTCAACGCCGTCATCTACCCCGTGACCACCCTTCGGCTGGCGATGTTCGCTATCGAAAAGGGTCTGCGCGAGATTTTTGCGGAGGGCACGCAAGAAGGACTGCTCGGCGAAATGCAGCATCGCAGCAGGTTGTACGAGATTCTCGAGTACGAGCGCTACAACGAATTCGACAGTGGCATTTTCAATTTCAGCTTGGAGGGGAGTAGGACATGA
- a CDS encoding alkyl/aryl-sulfatase — MIDPRAASAAIEAANARVAETLPFSDDADFTEAKRGFVAALDPGLVADSDGKVLWNNDSYAFLDEDCPPTVNPSLWRQSKLVAKQGLFAVTDSIYQIRGLDLSNMTLIEGDTGIIVIDPLISRETAAAGLALYREHRGDRPVVAVIYTHSHIDHFGGVKGVTTDDDVAAGRCVIVAPTGLVEHAVEENVYAGTAMARRAAYMYGAALPRGPRGSVGAGLGQTTSTGTPTLISPTVSISKTGHTETIDGVRIEFQMTPGTEAPSEMNFYFPDLRALCMAENATHTLHNLLTLRGALVRDPHVWSAYLTESINRYASRSDVLFASHHWPTWGTERLTEFLSLQRDLYGYLHDQTLRRINQGWTGLEIAESIELPTALAQAWHTHGYYGSVSHNVKAIYQRYMGWFDGNPAHLWEHPPVESAKRHVEFMGGSAEVLRKARESYERGDFRWVAQVVNYVVFAEPDNVEAKNLQADTFEQLGYGAENGTWRNFYLTGAYELRNGSVGTPTVAAAPDITAALSVSQVFDAVSLRVDGVRAAGSHIVVDWNITDENIVHRTELSNGVLIHFDVEGGSADAGSVDAMFSLSRRDLLGVLLGGVDLGAEIANGTISVSGDAAKLAELAGYLDEPDPNFAIVTPT; from the coding sequence ATGATCGACCCACGTGCGGCATCGGCCGCAATCGAAGCCGCGAACGCCCGAGTCGCCGAGACTCTACCGTTCTCCGACGACGCCGACTTCACCGAGGCGAAGCGGGGTTTCGTCGCCGCACTCGATCCGGGGCTGGTTGCCGATTCGGACGGAAAAGTCCTGTGGAACAACGATTCCTACGCGTTCCTTGACGAGGACTGCCCGCCAACGGTCAATCCGAGCTTGTGGCGTCAGTCGAAGTTGGTCGCCAAGCAGGGACTCTTTGCGGTGACGGATTCGATCTATCAGATTCGCGGACTTGATCTGTCGAACATGACGTTGATCGAGGGAGATACCGGAATCATCGTCATCGATCCACTGATCTCCCGGGAAACCGCTGCCGCTGGTCTCGCGTTGTATCGGGAGCATCGTGGTGATCGACCGGTTGTCGCGGTGATCTACACGCATTCGCACATCGACCACTTCGGCGGGGTCAAAGGAGTGACCACCGACGACGACGTCGCCGCCGGGCGATGCGTGATCGTCGCACCCACCGGGCTCGTGGAGCACGCGGTCGAGGAAAACGTCTATGCGGGAACGGCAATGGCTCGACGCGCGGCCTACATGTACGGGGCGGCCTTACCCCGAGGTCCCCGAGGTAGCGTCGGAGCCGGGTTGGGGCAGACCACCTCAACCGGCACACCGACGCTCATTTCGCCGACGGTGTCGATCTCGAAGACAGGTCACACGGAGACGATCGACGGCGTTCGGATCGAATTCCAGATGACGCCCGGAACCGAGGCCCCGTCCGAGATGAACTTCTACTTCCCGGATTTGCGCGCACTGTGTATGGCGGAGAACGCAACTCATACTCTCCACAACCTGCTCACGCTTCGCGGTGCCCTGGTACGAGATCCTCATGTCTGGTCTGCGTACCTGACGGAATCGATCAATCGTTACGCCTCACGATCCGACGTTCTGTTTGCGTCCCACCACTGGCCGACGTGGGGGACCGAACGGCTCACCGAGTTCCTGTCATTGCAGCGCGACCTCTACGGGTACCTTCACGATCAGACACTTCGTCGAATCAATCAGGGGTGGACCGGTCTCGAGATCGCCGAATCGATCGAGCTGCCAACTGCATTGGCGCAAGCGTGGCACACGCACGGGTACTACGGTTCCGTCAGTCACAACGTCAAAGCCATCTACCAGCGATACATGGGTTGGTTCGACGGTAACCCTGCGCATCTGTGGGAGCATCCACCCGTCGAATCGGCCAAGCGTCACGTGGAGTTCATGGGCGGATCAGCAGAAGTGTTACGGAAAGCTCGGGAATCGTACGAGCGCGGCGACTTTCGCTGGGTTGCGCAGGTGGTGAACTACGTGGTCTTCGCTGAACCGGACAACGTCGAGGCCAAGAATCTGCAGGCCGATACCTTCGAGCAACTCGGGTACGGCGCCGAGAACGGCACATGGCGGAACTTCTACCTCACCGGTGCATACGAACTGCGCAACGGCTCAGTGGGGACGCCCACGGTTGCCGCGGCGCCCGACATCACCGCAGCGCTGTCGGTAAGTCAAGTCTTCGATGCAGTATCGCTGCGCGTGGATGGAGTGCGCGCAGCGGGCTCGCACATCGTCGTCGATTGGAACATCACTGACGAAAACATCGTTCACCGAACGGAACTCAGCAACGGAGTTCTGATCCATTTCGACGTGGAAGGTGGGTCTGCAGATGCTGGGTCTGTGGATGCGATGTTCAGTTTGAGTCGGCGCGACTTACTCGGTGTGCTGCTCGGTGGTGTGGACTTGGGTGCCGAGATTGCGAATGGAACCATCTCGGTTTCCGGCGACGCGGCGAAGCTCGCAGAACTTGCCGGATACCTCGACGAGCCGGATCCGAACTTTGCGATAGTCACTCCGACCTAG
- the prpD gene encoding 2-methylcitrate dehydratase PrpD: MKTHLVRTHRSAEEFPKEDHLAWKIAEVATDSVDVTDATSDMIVNRIIDNAAVAAASLVRRPVVNARAQAQSHPYTPGSTVFGIPGTFSPEWAAWANGVAVRELDFHDTFLAAEYSHPGDNIPPILAVAQHTGRDGRDLIRGLATGYEIQIDLVRAICLHEHKIDHVAHLGPSAAAGIGTLLGLGTETVYQAIGQALHLTTATRQSRKGEISSWKAYAPALAGKVAVEAVDRAMRGEGAPSPIWEGEDGVIAWLLGGPDKEYHVPLPGSGEAKRAILDSYTKEHSAEYQSQAPIDLARRMRSRVGDLDQIASIVLHTSHHTHVVIGTGSGDPQKFDPTASRETLDHSVMYIFAVALQDGTWHHEHSYASERAQRADTIELWNKISTREDPEWTRRYHSTDPDEKAFGARAEITLKSGEVIVDELAVADAHPLGARPFARDQYVAKFRTLAEGVIEPSEQDRFLDAAQRTAELKAGELDQLTFTVSEDVLARAPKVAKGLF; the protein is encoded by the coding sequence ATGAAGACGCATCTCGTACGCACTCACCGCTCTGCCGAAGAGTTCCCCAAGGAAGACCACCTCGCGTGGAAGATCGCGGAAGTTGCGACGGATTCCGTCGACGTCACCGACGCCACATCCGACATGATCGTCAACCGGATCATCGACAACGCGGCAGTTGCCGCAGCTTCCCTGGTGCGCCGTCCCGTGGTGAATGCGCGGGCGCAAGCACAGTCGCATCCGTATACGCCGGGCTCCACCGTGTTCGGTATCCCCGGTACGTTCTCGCCTGAATGGGCCGCCTGGGCCAACGGTGTCGCGGTTCGTGAACTCGATTTCCACGACACGTTCCTCGCCGCCGAGTACTCGCACCCCGGAGACAACATCCCGCCGATCCTCGCCGTCGCTCAGCACACCGGCCGTGACGGTCGAGACCTGATTCGTGGTCTGGCGACCGGCTACGAGATCCAGATCGACCTGGTTCGGGCTATCTGCCTGCACGAGCACAAGATCGACCACGTCGCACACCTCGGCCCCTCGGCTGCGGCAGGTATCGGAACTTTGCTGGGCCTGGGCACCGAGACGGTCTACCAGGCAATCGGCCAGGCACTGCACCTCACGACAGCGACACGTCAGTCCCGCAAGGGCGAGATCTCCAGTTGGAAGGCGTACGCGCCTGCGCTGGCAGGCAAGGTTGCCGTAGAGGCGGTCGACCGTGCGATGCGCGGTGAGGGCGCACCGTCACCGATCTGGGAAGGCGAAGACGGCGTCATCGCCTGGCTACTCGGTGGCCCGGACAAGGAGTACCACGTTCCGCTGCCCGGTTCGGGTGAGGCGAAGCGCGCCATCCTCGACTCGTACACCAAAGAACACTCCGCGGAGTACCAGAGCCAGGCGCCGATCGACCTCGCTCGCCGAATGCGTTCTCGTGTCGGTGATCTCGACCAGATCGCGTCGATCGTCCTGCATACCAGTCACCACACCCACGTCGTCATCGGCACCGGTTCCGGCGATCCGCAGAAGTTCGACCCGACCGCCTCGCGTGAAACCCTCGACCACTCGGTGATGTACATCTTTGCCGTTGCGCTACAGGACGGTACGTGGCACCACGAACATTCCTACGCGTCCGAGCGTGCACAGCGCGCGGACACGATCGAGCTGTGGAACAAGATCTCCACGCGCGAAGATCCCGAATGGACACGCCGTTACCACTCGACGGATCCGGACGAGAAGGCTTTCGGTGCTCGCGCCGAGATCACCTTGAAGAGCGGCGAAGTCATCGTCGACGAGCTTGCGGTGGCCGATGCGCACCCGCTCGGCGCACGTCCGTTCGCTCGCGATCAGTACGTCGCGAAATTCCGCACCCTCGCCGAGGGCGTCATCGAGCCGAGCGAACAGGACCGCTTCCTCGATGCGGCTCAGCGCACCGCCGAATTGAAGGCAGGCGAACTCGATCAGCTGACCTTCACCGTTTCCGAAGACGTTCTCGCTCGGGCTCCCAAGGTCGCCAAGGGACTTTTCTGA
- a CDS encoding bifunctional 2-methylcitrate synthase/citrate synthase — MTEQIPTIYKGLAGVVVDTTAISKVVPETNSLTYRGYAVQDLAANCSFEEVAHLLWYGELPTPEQLELLCLRERAARRADRSLLSLLTKMPDNCHPMDVVRTAISYLGAEDPAEDDNSEKANLAKALRMTAVLPTIVAADFRRRRGQDPIAPQSDLGFAENFLNMCFGAVPESAIVKAFEVSLILYAEHSFNASTFAARVVTSTLSDIYSAVTAAIGTLKGPLHGGANEAVMHDMLEIDDPDRAEAWMSEKLAAKEKVMGFGHRVYKNGDSRVPTMKQALLDVAAATDGEKWVQMYEILEKTMVSATGIKPNLDFPTGPAYFLMGFDVEMFTPIFVMSRITGWTAHIIEQGQSNALIRPLSQYSGVPQRTVVA; from the coding sequence ATGACCGAACAGATTCCGACGATCTACAAGGGCTTGGCCGGAGTTGTCGTCGATACGACGGCTATCTCCAAGGTAGTGCCCGAGACGAATTCGTTGACGTATCGCGGTTACGCAGTGCAGGACCTTGCCGCGAACTGCAGCTTCGAAGAAGTTGCGCACCTGCTCTGGTACGGCGAACTGCCGACTCCCGAGCAGCTCGAATTACTCTGCCTGCGTGAGCGTGCGGCCCGTCGTGCCGACCGCTCACTGCTCTCACTCCTGACCAAGATGCCGGACAACTGCCACCCCATGGATGTTGTCCGCACGGCGATCAGCTACCTCGGCGCCGAGGATCCGGCGGAGGACGACAACTCGGAGAAGGCCAATCTGGCCAAGGCGCTGCGGATGACGGCTGTGCTGCCGACCATCGTCGCAGCCGATTTCCGCCGCCGGCGCGGTCAGGATCCCATCGCGCCGCAGTCGGACCTGGGTTTCGCCGAAAACTTCTTGAACATGTGTTTCGGTGCTGTTCCGGAGTCGGCGATCGTGAAGGCCTTCGAGGTCTCGCTGATCCTGTACGCGGAGCACTCCTTCAACGCCTCGACGTTCGCCGCTCGTGTTGTGACGTCCACACTTTCGGACATCTACAGCGCAGTGACCGCTGCTATCGGCACGCTCAAGGGCCCGTTGCACGGCGGTGCAAACGAAGCTGTCATGCACGACATGCTCGAGATCGACGACCCCGACCGCGCCGAAGCCTGGATGTCGGAGAAGTTGGCTGCCAAGGAGAAGGTCATGGGCTTCGGGCACCGCGTCTACAAGAACGGTGATTCGCGTGTTCCGACCATGAAGCAGGCCCTCCTCGACGTCGCGGCAGCGACCGACGGCGAGAAGTGGGTGCAGATGTACGAGATCCTCGAGAAGACCATGGTCAGTGCCACCGGAATCAAGCCGAATCTCGATTTCCCCACGGGCCCTGCATATTTCCTCATGGGCTTCGACGTCGAGATGTTCACGCCGATCTTCGTGATGAGCCGCATCACCGGATGGACGGCGCACATCATCGAGCAGGGGCAGTCGAATGCACTGATCAGGCCGCTGAGCCAGTATTCGGGCGTGCCACAGCGCACAGTCGTGGCATGA
- a CDS encoding enoyl-CoA hydratase: protein MTETHEEILIIRRGETLDVVFNRPEKRNALTPQMYDAIAGACRRADSDREIRLLTLRGAGGEAFSAGSDIGHFQTFSSFQDGLDYESRFVGVLTELEKVSVPTLAVIDGVCAGAGLLLSAACDVRIATQGSRFCLPIARTLGNSLSIHSVALLADRIGSSRLMSLIARAGVMSSGEALRSGFLSDCATESEFATLTAQVSRDLLAAAPMTVWTIRESLRRIRTRVIADNDDLMSMIYSSDDFKAGVDGFLRGERPVWAGV, encoded by the coding sequence ATGACTGAAACGCACGAAGAAATCTTGATCATCCGTCGTGGCGAGACCCTCGACGTCGTGTTCAACCGGCCGGAAAAGCGCAACGCATTGACCCCGCAGATGTACGACGCCATTGCCGGAGCCTGCCGGCGCGCCGACTCCGACCGCGAGATTCGGTTACTCACTCTCCGAGGTGCTGGGGGAGAGGCGTTCTCGGCGGGCTCCGACATTGGCCACTTTCAAACCTTCTCGAGCTTTCAGGACGGGCTCGACTACGAAAGCCGGTTCGTCGGCGTACTGACCGAACTCGAGAAAGTGAGTGTTCCCACCCTCGCGGTCATCGACGGTGTGTGCGCGGGAGCAGGGCTGTTGCTGTCGGCAGCGTGCGATGTGCGGATCGCGACGCAGGGGTCACGCTTCTGCCTACCGATCGCGCGCACACTCGGAAACTCGTTGTCGATCCATTCCGTGGCGTTGCTGGCGGACAGGATCGGCAGTTCGCGTCTGATGTCGTTGATCGCTCGGGCTGGGGTGATGTCGAGTGGCGAGGCTCTGCGGAGCGGCTTCCTCAGCGACTGTGCAACAGAGTCCGAGTTCGCGACCCTGACTGCCCAGGTATCTCGCGATCTACTTGCCGCCGCCCCGATGACCGTCTGGACTATTCGGGAGTCCCTGCGACGCATCAGAACCCGAGTGATTGCCGACAACGATGATCTGATGAGCATGATCTACAGCAGTGACGACTTCAAAGCCGGCGTCGACGGTTTCCTTCGCGGGGAACGACCGGTGTGGGCCGGCGTGTAG
- a CDS encoding HNH endonuclease signature motif containing protein: MDSRGAWQLDGEDLKSEVLDLVRVRHELQSRLVLLIVEMFSREVLGGKGFRAIALWLHGSTNLEIGECSLLVGLARLLMLEPVVGDAFHRGDVDALKARQVASFCQHPPKNMTPADVDKARGILLGLASQNIADCDAVRAAIRRIEKQYGKREDGVPVGEDSERNEFYASKGLYGRVSVKGDLDAVNGARLITLLSSLSAPTPEKDGVKDTRTPALRRADGFCELLRRYERAGLGPIEGGVKPHITVTASAKDMTDLKALKDLLPSTQELGFAWTDWVGPISIDTARMLACDCTVTRILLDENGVPLDCGKEARTATVPQRRALAVRDGGCAFPGCGTPSGWCDAHHIVHWNDGGPTDLDNLVLLCGHHHRTLHHTEWRVEIGPDRKSVFYPPMSIDPYQQPIGGNSPPTAA; the protein is encoded by the coding sequence ATGGATAGTCGGGGAGCGTGGCAGCTGGATGGTGAGGACCTCAAGAGTGAGGTTCTGGATCTGGTGCGTGTCCGGCACGAGTTGCAGTCGCGGTTGGTGTTGTTGATCGTGGAGATGTTTTCCCGTGAGGTTCTCGGTGGGAAGGGTTTTCGGGCGATCGCGCTGTGGTTGCATGGTTCGACGAATTTGGAGATCGGTGAGTGCAGTCTGCTGGTCGGGTTGGCGCGGTTGTTGATGCTCGAACCCGTGGTGGGCGATGCGTTTCATCGTGGTGACGTGGATGCGTTGAAGGCGCGGCAGGTGGCGTCGTTTTGTCAGCATCCACCGAAGAACATGACGCCGGCGGATGTGGACAAGGCTCGCGGGATTCTGTTGGGGTTGGCGTCGCAGAACATTGCCGATTGTGATGCGGTGCGGGCGGCGATTCGGCGGATCGAGAAGCAGTACGGCAAGCGCGAAGACGGGGTTCCGGTGGGTGAGGATTCGGAGCGTAACGAGTTCTACGCGTCGAAGGGCTTGTACGGGCGCGTGTCGGTGAAGGGTGATCTGGATGCGGTGAACGGGGCACGGTTGATCACGTTGTTGTCGAGTCTGTCGGCTCCGACGCCGGAGAAGGACGGTGTCAAAGACACCCGCACTCCGGCACTGCGGCGGGCGGACGGGTTCTGCGAATTGTTGCGCCGGTACGAGCGGGCGGGGTTGGGTCCGATCGAGGGCGGGGTGAAACCGCACATCACGGTGACTGCGTCTGCGAAAGACATGACGGACCTCAAAGCCTTGAAGGATCTACTGCCGTCGACTCAGGAACTGGGTTTCGCGTGGACGGATTGGGTAGGTCCGATCAGTATCGATACCGCGCGGATGTTGGCGTGCGACTGCACGGTAACGCGGATCCTCCTGGATGAGAACGGTGTTCCGCTCGACTGCGGCAAAGAAGCAAGGACCGCGACGGTACCCCAGCGGCGGGCGTTGGCGGTTCGTGATGGTGGGTGTGCGTTTCCGGGGTGCGGAACTCCGTCGGGGTGGTGCGATGCTCATCATATTGTTCACTGGAACGATGGTGGCCCAACAGATCTCGATAATCTGGTCTTGTTGTGCGGTCATCATCACCGGACGCTACATCACACGGAGTGGCGGGTGGAGATCGGGCCCGATCGGAAATCGGTGTTCTATCCGCCGATGTCGATCGATCCGTATCAGCAGCCGATCGGCGGGAACAGCCCACCGACAGCGGCGTGA
- a CDS encoding endonuclease/exonuclease/phosphatase family protein, with product MDVMQPDAVTPRRLVLRRLSAVAGVAGIVTGLVALIATQSDVDHNIVIVLASVAPLLMIAPLIGAVVSGIGRQWIVCAASILVLGLFGWSVSPLYIGGTGESTSANGPSIRIMQANLMVGAADPESLVAMVREREVDVVTVQELTYQEADALKAAGLDEVLSHQFLVPYTDGGGGAGIYSRFPLSNPRSLDGFSPETLSAELNVGLAQPVTLFAVHPAPAYISPPSVWADEQRRLGSYMDKVAGRDNVIVSGDFNASYSNKQFRNLLTNGYTSAADQLGSGLIPTYPTDKRYPAVVGIDHIITKGAVATSLERIEIEGSDHHGLIADITLS from the coding sequence ATGGACGTCATGCAACCCGATGCCGTGACCCCTCGTCGACTGGTTCTTCGCCGCCTTTCGGCCGTGGCCGGTGTGGCCGGCATCGTGACTGGTTTGGTTGCCTTGATCGCAACTCAGTCGGACGTCGATCACAACATCGTGATCGTTCTGGCGTCGGTGGCGCCCTTGTTGATGATTGCTCCGCTGATCGGTGCCGTCGTCTCGGGTATCGGGCGTCAGTGGATCGTGTGCGCCGCCTCGATCCTCGTCCTTGGGTTGTTCGGATGGTCTGTGAGCCCGCTGTACATCGGCGGAACTGGGGAGTCGACGTCTGCGAACGGTCCATCGATTCGAATCATGCAGGCCAACTTGATGGTCGGTGCAGCGGATCCGGAGTCGCTTGTGGCGATGGTCCGCGAACGCGAGGTCGACGTGGTGACGGTCCAGGAGTTGACGTACCAGGAAGCCGACGCGCTCAAAGCCGCCGGGCTTGACGAGGTTCTGAGCCACCAATTCCTCGTCCCGTACACCGACGGTGGTGGCGGGGCAGGAATCTACAGTCGCTTTCCACTCTCCAATCCGCGTAGCCTCGACGGATTCTCACCCGAAACGCTGTCCGCAGAACTGAATGTCGGCTTGGCGCAGCCAGTCACATTGTTCGCCGTGCATCCGGCACCGGCGTACATCTCACCGCCTTCGGTGTGGGCGGACGAGCAGCGAAGGCTTGGGTCTTACATGGACAAAGTCGCCGGACGGGACAACGTGATAGTGAGCGGCGACTTCAACGCGTCGTACTCGAACAAACAGTTCCGGAATCTTCTCACGAACGGATACACCAGCGCCGCCGACCAATTGGGTTCCGGCCTGATCCCGACCTATCCGACCGACAAGCGGTATCCGGCGGTGGTCGGTATCGACCACATCATCACGAAAGGCGCCGTGGCGACATCCTTGGAACGGATCGAGATCGAGGGATCCGATCACCACGGCCTGATTGCCGACATCACGTTGTCTTGA
- a CDS encoding SDR family oxidoreductase, producing MTTKTWIITGVSQGFGRELALSALRSGDAVVAAVRRPESVADIASANPDRFSAVTFDVRDTAAAPGVVEYALERFGRIDVLVNNAGRGMVGAAEMVDDSTLRDLMELHLIGPAALVRAVLPSMRVQGSGTIVQMSSQGGRMSFPGVGAYSASKFALEGWSEALAGEVAQFGVRVMIVEPSRFRTAFNTPGVLSFAESSSEYRDLLDPVLRDMAAADGVQEGDPEKASNDQNLWMVLGEAA from the coding sequence ATGACAACAAAGACCTGGATCATCACTGGAGTTTCTCAGGGTTTCGGCCGTGAACTCGCACTGTCTGCACTTCGATCGGGGGACGCGGTAGTCGCTGCAGTTCGTCGTCCCGAGTCCGTTGCAGATATTGCGTCGGCGAATCCGGATCGGTTCTCGGCGGTGACGTTCGACGTCAGAGATACCGCAGCGGCTCCGGGCGTCGTCGAATATGCGCTCGAGCGTTTTGGTCGCATCGACGTGCTGGTCAACAATGCCGGTCGTGGGATGGTCGGCGCGGCGGAGATGGTGGACGATTCGACCTTGCGGGATCTCATGGAACTGCACCTGATCGGACCCGCCGCGTTGGTGCGCGCCGTCCTCCCGTCGATGCGAGTGCAGGGCAGCGGGACGATCGTGCAGATGAGCAGTCAAGGCGGCCGTATGTCGTTTCCCGGCGTCGGGGCGTACTCGGCGTCGAAGTTCGCTCTCGAAGGTTGGTCGGAGGCTCTCGCCGGTGAGGTCGCGCAGTTCGGCGTTCGGGTGATGATCGTCGAGCCCAGCCGATTCCGTACAGCATTCAACACGCCTGGCGTTCTGAGCTTCGCCGAATCATCATCGGAATACCGTGATTTGCTGGATCCCGTTCTGCGGGACATGGCGGCCGCAGACGGTGTTCAGGAGGGTGATCCGGAGAAAGCGAGCAATGATCAGAACCTGTGGATGGTTCTCGGCGAGGCGGCGTGA